A stretch of the Erinaceus europaeus chromosome 1, mEriEur2.1, whole genome shotgun sequence genome encodes the following:
- the DBNL gene encoding drebrin-like protein isoform X8: protein MQAWSTRSPRLTGLFLPTKATAMTSVWLALETGEGVNDVRKGACANHVSTMASFLKGAHVTINARAEEDVEPECIMEKVARASGANYAFHKESSRFQDTGPQAPVGSVYQKTNAVSEIKRVGKDSFWAKAEKEEENRRLEEKRRLEEERQRLEEERRERELREAALREQRYLDRSEAADPPRKYDQQEVISRNRADQAAHPREIFKQKERAMSTTSLPSPQPGKLRSPFLQKQLTQPETSFNREPAHTVSKPSAESEQAASSLADAHEEPAPSAPVYPVQAEEEEEEEAVYEEPPEQEAFYEEPPMVQQQHAAGTEHVDHYLGLSGKGLCARALYDYQAADETEISFDPENLITGIEVIDEGWWRGYGPDGHFGMFPANYVELIE from the exons GGCTCTTTTTACCTACGAaggcaacagcaatgacatccgTGTGGCTGGCACTGGAG ACTGGCGAGGGTGTGAATGATGTGCGGAAGGGAGCATGCGCCAACCATGTCAGCACCATGGCTAGCTTCCTGAAG GGGGCCCATGTTACCATCAACGCCAGGGCTGAGGAGGATGTGGAGCCTGAGTGCATCATGGAGAAGGTGGCTAGGGCCTCGGGCGCCAACTATGCCTTCCACAAGGAAAGCAGCCGCTTCCAAGACacaggcccccaggccccagtg GGTTCTGTGTACCAAAAGACCAATGCTGTATCTGAGATCAAAAGGGTTGGCAAAGACAGCTTCTGGGCTAAAGCCGAG aaagaagaagagaatcgCAGGCTGGAAGAGAAGCGGCGGCTGGAAGAGGAACGGCAGCGGCTGGAGGAAGAGCGGCGGGAGCGAGAGCTGCGGGAAGCTGCCCTCCGGGAGCAGCGCTACTTGGATAGAAGCGAGGCAGCTGACCCTCCCAG GAAGTATGACCAGCAGGAAGTGATTTCAAGGAACAGAGCGGATCAG GCGGCGCACCCACGGGAGATTTTCAAGCAGAAGGAGCGAGCCATGTCCACCacttctctccccagcccccagccag GCAAGCTGAGGAGCCCATTCCTGCAGAAGCAGCTTACTCAACCAGAGACCTCCTTCAACAGAGAGCCAGCTCACACTGTCTCAAAGCCCAGTGCAG AGTCAGAGCAGGCTGCATCCTCCCTTGCAGATGCCCATGAAGAACCGGCTCCCAGTGCCCCTGTGTATCCAGTGCaagcagaagaggaggaggaggaggaggccgtgTACGAGGAGCCCCCAGAACAGGAAGCCTTCTATGAGGAGCCACCCATG GTGCAGCAGCAGCACGCCGCCGGCACTGAGCATGTTGATCACTACCTGGGGCTGAGCGGGAAGGGCCTTTGTGCCCGGGCCCTGTACGACTACCAGGCAG CCGACGAGACAGAGATCTCTTTCGACCCTGAGAACCTCATCACGGGCATCGAGGTGATTGATGAAGGCTGGTGGCGTGGCTATGGGCCAGACGGCCACTTTGGCATGTTTCCTGCCAACTACGTGGAGCTCATTGAGTGA
- the DBNL gene encoding drebrin-like protein isoform X7, protein MQAWSTRSPRLTGLFLPTKATAMTSVWLALETGEGVNDVRKGACANHVSTMASFLKGAHVTINARAEEDVEPECIMEKVARASGANYAFHKESSRFQDTGPQAPVGSVYQKTNAVSEIKRVGKDSFWAKAEKEEENRRLEEKRRLEEERQRLEEERRERELREAALREQRYLDRSEAADPPSSPSSPSRKYDQQEVISRNRADQAAHPREIFKQKERAMSTTSLPSPQPGKLRSPFLQKQLTQPETSFNREPAHTVSKPSAESEQAASSLADAHEEPAPSAPVYPVQAEEEEEEEAVYEEPPEQEAFYEEPPMVQQQHAAGTEHVDHYLGLSGKGLCARALYDYQAADETEISFDPENLITGIEVIDEGWWRGYGPDGHFGMFPANYVELIE, encoded by the exons GGCTCTTTTTACCTACGAaggcaacagcaatgacatccgTGTGGCTGGCACTGGAG ACTGGCGAGGGTGTGAATGATGTGCGGAAGGGAGCATGCGCCAACCATGTCAGCACCATGGCTAGCTTCCTGAAG GGGGCCCATGTTACCATCAACGCCAGGGCTGAGGAGGATGTGGAGCCTGAGTGCATCATGGAGAAGGTGGCTAGGGCCTCGGGCGCCAACTATGCCTTCCACAAGGAAAGCAGCCGCTTCCAAGACacaggcccccaggccccagtg GGTTCTGTGTACCAAAAGACCAATGCTGTATCTGAGATCAAAAGGGTTGGCAAAGACAGCTTCTGGGCTAAAGCCGAG aaagaagaagagaatcgCAGGCTGGAAGAGAAGCGGCGGCTGGAAGAGGAACGGCAGCGGCTGGAGGAAGAGCGGCGGGAGCGAGAGCTGCGGGAAGCTGCCCTCCGGGAGCAGCGCTACTTGGATAGAAGCGAGGCAGCTGACCCTCCCAG ttctccctcctcccccagcagGAAGTATGACCAGCAGGAAGTGATTTCAAGGAACAGAGCGGATCAG GCGGCGCACCCACGGGAGATTTTCAAGCAGAAGGAGCGAGCCATGTCCACCacttctctccccagcccccagccag GCAAGCTGAGGAGCCCATTCCTGCAGAAGCAGCTTACTCAACCAGAGACCTCCTTCAACAGAGAGCCAGCTCACACTGTCTCAAAGCCCAGTGCAG AGTCAGAGCAGGCTGCATCCTCCCTTGCAGATGCCCATGAAGAACCGGCTCCCAGTGCCCCTGTGTATCCAGTGCaagcagaagaggaggaggaggaggaggccgtgTACGAGGAGCCCCCAGAACAGGAAGCCTTCTATGAGGAGCCACCCATG GTGCAGCAGCAGCACGCCGCCGGCACTGAGCATGTTGATCACTACCTGGGGCTGAGCGGGAAGGGCCTTTGTGCCCGGGCCCTGTACGACTACCAGGCAG CCGACGAGACAGAGATCTCTTTCGACCCTGAGAACCTCATCACGGGCATCGAGGTGATTGATGAAGGCTGGTGGCGTGGCTATGGGCCAGACGGCCACTTTGGCATGTTTCCTGCCAACTACGTGGAGCTCATTGAGTGA
- the DBNL gene encoding drebrin-like protein isoform X4, with protein MAANLSRNGPALQEAYASVVNEKSPTDWALFTYEGNSNDIRVAGTGEGGLEELVEELNSGKVMYGFCRVKDPNSGLPKFVLINWTGEGVNDVRKGACANHVSTMASFLKGAHVTINARAEEDVEPECIMEKVARASGANYAFHKESSRFQDTGPQAPVGSVYQKTNAVSEIKRVGKDSFWAKAEKEEENRRLEEKRRLEEERQRLEEERRERELREAALREQRYLDRSEAADPPSSPSSPSRKYDQQEVISRNRADQAAHPREIFKQKERAMSTTSLPSPQPGKLRSPFLQKQLTQPETSFNREPAHTVSKPSADAHEEPAPSAPVYPVQAEEEEEEEAVYEEPPEQEAFYEEPPMVQQQHAAGTEHVDHYLGLSGKGLCARALYDYQAADETEISFDPENLITGIEVIDEGWWRGYGPDGHFGMFPANYVELIE; from the exons GGCTCTTTTTACCTACGAaggcaacagcaatgacatccgTGTGGCTGGCACTGGAG AGGGGGGCCTGGAGGAGCTGGTGGAGGAGCTCAACAGTGGGAAGGTGATGTATGGCTTCTGCCGAGTGAAGGACCCCAACTCTGGCCTGCCCAAGTTCGTCCTTATCAACTGG ACTGGCGAGGGTGTGAATGATGTGCGGAAGGGAGCATGCGCCAACCATGTCAGCACCATGGCTAGCTTCCTGAAG GGGGCCCATGTTACCATCAACGCCAGGGCTGAGGAGGATGTGGAGCCTGAGTGCATCATGGAGAAGGTGGCTAGGGCCTCGGGCGCCAACTATGCCTTCCACAAGGAAAGCAGCCGCTTCCAAGACacaggcccccaggccccagtg GGTTCTGTGTACCAAAAGACCAATGCTGTATCTGAGATCAAAAGGGTTGGCAAAGACAGCTTCTGGGCTAAAGCCGAG aaagaagaagagaatcgCAGGCTGGAAGAGAAGCGGCGGCTGGAAGAGGAACGGCAGCGGCTGGAGGAAGAGCGGCGGGAGCGAGAGCTGCGGGAAGCTGCCCTCCGGGAGCAGCGCTACTTGGATAGAAGCGAGGCAGCTGACCCTCCCAG ttctccctcctcccccagcagGAAGTATGACCAGCAGGAAGTGATTTCAAGGAACAGAGCGGATCAG GCGGCGCACCCACGGGAGATTTTCAAGCAGAAGGAGCGAGCCATGTCCACCacttctctccccagcccccagccag GCAAGCTGAGGAGCCCATTCCTGCAGAAGCAGCTTACTCAACCAGAGACCTCCTTCAACAGAGAGCCAGCTCACACTGTCTCAAAGCCCAGTGCAG ATGCCCATGAAGAACCGGCTCCCAGTGCCCCTGTGTATCCAGTGCaagcagaagaggaggaggaggaggaggccgtgTACGAGGAGCCCCCAGAACAGGAAGCCTTCTATGAGGAGCCACCCATG GTGCAGCAGCAGCACGCCGCCGGCACTGAGCATGTTGATCACTACCTGGGGCTGAGCGGGAAGGGCCTTTGTGCCCGGGCCCTGTACGACTACCAGGCAG CCGACGAGACAGAGATCTCTTTCGACCCTGAGAACCTCATCACGGGCATCGAGGTGATTGATGAAGGCTGGTGGCGTGGCTATGGGCCAGACGGCCACTTTGGCATGTTTCCTGCCAACTACGTGGAGCTCATTGAGTGA